CACCGCCGGGCACCAGCGCCTCCGTGATCGGACCGACCGAGTCCGACTCGAAGACGAGCACGGTGTCGCCGTCCAGTGCCCCCTCGAAGTCGAACTGCACGCCGACGAAGTCCTGGCCGGCGAGTTCCTCGCCGACGTCGTCCCGGTTCAACAGCGTGATCTTCGTCACGTCGACGACCGCGTCGATACCGGTCATCTGGGCCAGCGACTGGGTCGCCTGTTCGGCCCCCTCGTGTGCGAGCTGGTTGAACGTGCCGAGCGACTGAATGTCGACTTTCATCTTACGAGGGAACGACGTCCTCGATAGCTTCCATCACGCTGGGTTTCTGGAACGGCTTGGTGATGTATCCGTCAGCACCGGCCTTGACGGCCTCTTTCATCTTCTCTTCCTGGCCGACGCTGGTACACATGATGACGTTGGCGTCGGGGTTGGACGTCTTGATCTCGTCGGTCGCCTCGATCCCGTCCCGGATCGGCATCACGATGTCCATCATCACCAGATCCGGTGTCTGTTCTTTGTACACCTCGACAGCCTCGACGCCGTTTTCGACCTCCCCCACGATGTTGTGATCCTCTTCGAGGATCTCGCGCAGGAGGTTGCGCATAAACTCCGAGTCGTCGGCAATCAGTACGTCTGGCATACCTATCACTGCAACTGTACCGTGAATAGCTAAATAAACCCTTGCACGGAATTATCGGGCTTGATATTCGCTCGACGGCAGCCAGATCCCGGGCGCTCGAAGGGACGGTCACAGAATCGGCACAAGACGAGCGATCCGTCCGGCGACGTCGAACGCGAACGGGCCGTACGCGAAGTACTCTACCGACGCCAGTGAGAGGTAGACGGTCGTCGCGCCACCGGCCAGCGCCACCCCGACGGCGACAGATCGGGGCGAGACGCGAGCGGGAGCGAGGGTCCGACCGACGACGAGGACGGCCGCGACAGCCGCGATACAGAGCCCGACCAGCGCGTGGAACTGGATCGCTTCCCCGAGTGCCGGATCGAGCGCGGCGAGGACGACCGCGAACAGAACCGGTCCGGCCAGGACCGTGCCGGCGTAGACACCAGCGATCGTCCGGGGAGCCCCGGTGACGGCCTCCCGAACCGCGGGGAGACGGAAGGGACAGTACGACGCCAGTGCGATCACCGGCAACAGGTATCGGACGGTGAGCTGGCTGAACAGCGGGAGCCGCGGGAGGTAGACCACCGTGAGCACGACGACGTAGCTCGCGACGAGTAGATCCGTCTGGCGTCGCGGTCCCAGCCGGGAGACGGCAACGCCGTGACGCCGGAGGTGAACGGCGGCGACCGCCGGGAGCGCGAGGAGCGTCCCCACGATCGGCGTCGACTCGACGACCGAGAGATCGATCGGCTCGTAGTCGTTGACGCCAGACAGGGACACCGAGTTGCCGCGTCGGACGAAGATCTCCCAGAGCCGCTCGTGTTCGCCCGCGGCTGTAACGCCGTCGGAAACCGCAGCAACGGCGTAGTTACCGATGAAGACGAGTTGCGTCAGGACCGTCTCGGCGAGCGTCACGAGCACGAAAAGCGGCGAGAGGAGTCCGAAGAGTTCGTCGAGGAGAGTCCGCTGTGTACTGTCGCTACCACCAGTCGGGTCAGCGCCCACGCCGTCACCAGCCGTTCCCGAACCCCCATCCCCGCCACCGGACTCGGGGCCACCGGTCGGTGCGAGTTCGACGCTCTCGGGCCCGACGCCCGGGAGGAGTCGCGGCGGACGGAGCGGATTTCCGTTGATGAGCACGTTCGTGACGGCCATCGGGAGCACGGAGAGCGCGAAGATGCCCCCGACGACGGCGAGACGGCGGCGGCTCTTCCGAGGTTCGGTGAGGAAGTCGACGGCGAACAGCGCGGTCGTGAGGAAGAACCCCTCGAAGGCGTGGACCCACGCGACCAGCCCGAGCGCACCGTACGCGAGGCCGTGTGCCACGTGACTCGCCCGGCCGTCCAGTTGCCGGCTCCGCGCGAAGGCGAACACGGAGCCGAAGACGAGCGCCGTGACCAGCACGTGGCGCTTCGGAATCGTCGCCCAGAAACCGACCGGCGTCGCGAGCGCGAGCGCGACCCCCGCGGCGACGGCCACGCGCCGGTCGTGGAACGCACCGACGAGCCGGTAGCACGACACCGCGACCAGCCCAGCGGCCGCGAGCGTACTGAGCTGGAGCGCGACCAGCGGCAGCTGAGATCGGTCGAGCGCGGTCGCGAACACAACCGCAGCGGCGAACCACGCGCTCGCGACGACGACGGCGACGAGACGGAGCCACCGTCGATCGAAGCGGGCGGCCAGCCGTCGCCCGAGGCCGACGACGCCGAGCGCCCACCCACCGGCGAGCACGAGCCGGGGCGGCGCGACGGCGCTGGCCCCCTCCAGGAGCCAGAGGAATGGCAACGCGGCCACGACCTGCCCGTAGTTGCGGGCGTAGAACCGACCACCGTACTCGTGGAGACCCGGCTGGGTGCCAAGCGTCAGCGAGTACTGGAAGTCCGGCGGTGTCATTGCGAGCCGTCCGTCCGCCAGATTTGCGACGGCGTTGGCGATGGGATACGTGTCCGTGATGAAGAAGCCGACCCGCCAGGACAGCGCCAGCACCAACACGACAGCGAGCCACAGCGTCACACCGACGCCGTCGCCGAAGACGAACCGGCCGGCACGATTCCCGTACTGTGAGAGCCTCTCCGACCAGACCGATCGAAGCTGGGCGTCGACGCCGCTCGGACGATCACCGCTCATGGCCGAACCTCGACGGTTTCGTCGGTCTCGAACACCGTCTGGTCGTACTCGAAGCTCTGGACGCGAACGGTGATCGTGGCTCGGTACCGCCGTTCGGTGACGCTGTCGGGATCGAGGCCACGATCGCGCATCCCGAGACGAACGGTCCCGGACTGTCCGCCCGAGAGCAGTGTGGTCGTGGTGCGATCGACGCCGAGTTCGGGCACCGACACCCGGTAGACGAGCCGTGGCCGCCCCTCGATCCCGGAGACGGCGACGGTCGCGTCGGGGATCCGAAGATAGTCGACGCCCGTGCCGAACCGGCCGCCCTCGACGAGCAGCCCGCTCGTGTTGAGCCGTTCGACCGCGGCGTTGGCCCGCCCGTCGCCGACGGTCGTCGGATTCCGTGCGGTCGCGTCGACGACCCCGAACGGACCGGTCAAAAGGAGCGTGACCGCGACGACGGCGACGGCGAGCCGTTCGAGACGGACCACGGAGAGCATACTACCAGAGCTACTGCCACGACCGACATTAAATGATTCGCACCACCTACAGCTGGACGCCGTCCTCGCCCTCGACGGCCGCCAGCAGCTCCGCGATAGAGTCGTCCGGGGAACAGCCGCTCGTCTTGACGAGGTCTCGCAGACTCTCGGGCGGGTAGCGGACGGGAACGTTCGACTCGCTCAGGAGAATGCCGAGCACCTCTTCGACCGGCGTCGAGCCGTCGACCTGACGGGCGTACCACAGCATGAGGCTCTCGAAGACGGTGATGATGTCGTTCGAGACCATCCGCTGTTGGCTCACGGTGCCGTCGAACTTGGCGGTCACGTCGAAGCCGTAGCGGGAGTTCCCCTCGTCCATGTTCTCCGCGAGCCACTCGTGGACGGTCGCGTCGTCCAGCGTCGGCTCGGGCTCTGGCGTCGGCTCGGGTTCGGGCGTCGGATCCGGTGTAGAACGAGATGGCGTGGTCGAATCGGTCCGAACGTCGGGCGAGACGACGTACCTGCCCTCGTCGATCTGCTCGACGTGGTCGTCGTCGGAGATGTCGAGCTCTTCGGGCGAGAGGATCTTCCCGTCTTCCGGATTGGGCTCGTCGGGCCCCTCAGACATGTGTAACAGTGTGACACACTCAAATATAAGTCCGTCGCCCCGCGGCGGCGCTGGCCAGTGAGGTGAAAAACAGAGAAGCGTCGGCGTCAGTTAGAGGCTGACCGCAGATTTCCCGGAGAGGGATTCGGGCACGACCAGCGTCGCCGTCGTCTCGCCGCCGGCCTGCGTGTTCAGCTTGATCGTCGCGGTCGACCCTTCGTCGAGGTCGGCCTGCACGAGGTCAGCGTCGTCGAGGTTCCCGTCTTGATTGTTCGTCGAGTCGGTCTGGAACTTCATCGTCGCGCGGTCGGCCGGGTCGTTCAGGACGTTACTGTTGCCGATCGAGTTGTCGTCGTCCTGGAACGTCGAGGTGACGAACGCCGCGTCACCGGACGTGCCGCCGCCTTCGGTCAGTGCTTGCTTACTCACCACGTCGAAGGTCCCGTCGGAGGAGACCCACTGTGCCGTCGTCGTCGTCAAGTCCACGTTGTCTGCACCGGGTGCCTTCTTGACGGTCAGTTCCACCGTCGTCACCTCGTCACCGTTGTCGTCGACGATGTCACTCCCGACGGCGTTGACCACTTGTAGTCGGTTCGTGACCTGCGCACTGGACTGTTCACCGCTCTCTTCGGCACTGGACTGCAGGAACCCGGCGGTGTTGATCAGCACACCGGCGGCGATCGCCGCGACCAGGACCATCGCGATGAACACGATCAGCGTCCCGATCCCGACCTGCCCGCGGTCGTTCTCGTCGTCGTCGAATAGTTCGATCATGGTTGTGTCGTGTCCCGAGTGCGAGCACTCCGGACGCTACCAGAATGTGATCACTACCCGGTAATAAGGCTAGTCCGCCAATTATCACAGTTGAAACGGACATCTCCAGGCGAAACAGCCGATTTCACGAGTGAGAAATTCGGAAAGGAACCGGGTAGAAACGGCGTTTTCCGGATCGATCCGGAAATCGAAGCACGAGCCACGACAGAGCGGTCAGCTGTCGTAGGCGACGAGACTGTACATCACGAACAGGAACCCGAACGTCGTCAGTCCGCTGTTGACCAGCAGGAGAGACCGGACGCCCTCGAAGTTGTTGACGAACGCACTGATCATCGTCGCGGCCGCACCGGCGACCGCCAGCGCGAACCCCAGCGAGAGGTGCAACATCGCGTCACGGGACGTCTGGACGTACGCACGCATAGCCATCCCGACCATCGTGAGTCCGGCGACGACGAAGACGAGCGTAGAGATAGCGTACAGGAGTTCTATCATCGGCACTAACGCACGCTATTCCGTTCCCGCTAATAAATCCATCTTCGAAAATATTGTTGCTGATAATCGGATGTGGTCGTGATAACTGACCGCTCGCGCGTGCGTGATTATCCCTCTGAGAGGGTCCGCCAGGCCTCGTCGAGTTTGTTGGTCACTTCCGACCGGTCCTCGACGTGGACGGAGAGCTCGTCGTCGAAATCGACGGTAACCTCGTCGACAGAGCGGCGATAGACCTTGATCCGACGACGGTCGTCAGAGAGAATGTTGTCGTGCAGTTCGAGCAGGTCGTGTTCGGTCAGCTCGTCGATCCGGCGGTAGCACGTCGCGATCGGGATTCCCAGCTCGTCGCTGAGTTCCTGGGCAGACGCGGGCTCGTCCGTGGCATCCAAGATCTCTGCGCTGTATTTGTTCCCCAGCGTTTGCAGAATATCCACTGAAGCCATCGGTTATCAAATAATATATTCTGTCGATTATAAAGCTATCGCCCGTGATACTGGCCGATATCGATCGAATTTCGCCGAAGTTCCGATCGCCGAGGAGCGCGAAAAACCGCCGCAGTACTGCGTTTTTGTCGATAATAATAGCGACTGGTCAGATCGGAGAGTCCTCTTCGCTCATCATCGAGAACGCGCTGGCGTTTTCGTGGACCTTGATACCACCCCACGAGATCTCCATGGGGTAGATGTCCGTCTCGATGTCCTGTTTGCGCATCTTCGCGACCCAGACGTACCGGTTGACGCCGGTGTCGGTCGGCGTCTGAATCAGGTAGATGTTGCCGTCGGTGAGGTAGTTCTCCAGGCCGATGTCCGTGTCGGGGAACACCGCACCCTGTTCGTTGGTGAGGAGACTCGTCAGGTTGTTGTTGTTGAGGATGTCCGTGAACTTCAGCAGGTACGTGCGCTTTTCTTTCTCGTTTTCGAAGAACAGCTCGAACATCGTCAACGAGTCGAGCACCAGTCGGTCGTACTTGTCGTCTTCGAGGTCGTCGAGGAGCAGTTCCAGAGAGGAAGAGAAGTCGTTCTCCCGAAGCAAGACCTGCTTGTCGTACACCTTGATGTCGCCGTTCTCGACGAATTCGGGCCACTTGTCGAAGCCGATCGACTCCGCGGCCTCTCTGAGGTCGGATTCGTTTTCTTCGAAGGAGAGATAGATCCCTTTCTCGTCGAACTGCTCGACGCCGTTGTAGATGTACTGGAGGCCGAGAATCGACTTCCCGGCACCGGGGTTCCCACTCACCAGCGTCGTCGAGTTCGTGACGATGCCACCGTTCAGAATTGCGTCGAGGCCGTCGATACCTGTCTTTGTGAGTTCGATCATTGTTGCTGTATCCGGGGATAGCGGTGCGGAATTGCGTTGAAATCTCGGGGCTGAGTAAAAAAGTCTTGCTCCCTAATTCGAGTGGACGACCCGGGGATCGACCCAGATGACGAAGTCGTCCTCGCGCTTGACGACGCCGCGAATCGACCCGTCGCTGTCGGCGGCCGGCGAGTCGTCGACCTGGTCGTCGGAGATCTGGACCACCTGATCGACTTCGTCGACGAGCCAGCCGGCGGCGCTCTGGTCTTCGATGATCTCCGGATCGAAGACGATGATCCGCTGTTCTGCGCCGCTATCGCCGATCCCGAACACCGATTTGGGGTTCACGATCGACGTGGTTCGCCCGCGCAGGTCCATCACACCTTCGACGTGGCGGGGCGCGTTCGGGACTGTCGTCAGGTCGCCCACGTCGACGATCTCCGTGACGTAGTCGATGCTGACGCAGTACGTCTCTTCGCCCAGTTCGAATTCGAGTACTTGACCTTCTGTTGTTGACATGCCTGACGACTCCCGGTTACGAGTACCGAGCCGATACGCCGACTTAAGCCTGCCCTCTGTGCTATCAAAGTTGATTACGTGGGCGGAGTCTTTATTTTGGTGCCACGCCCGCCTTTCAGGTAGCAATGGATCTGGCTCGACTGCGAACTATCGTCGACGTGCGCGGGCACGGGTGACCGATGGCCGGTAGTACACCCCGCGCCGTCGTCGCAGACGACTCTCACTTCATGCGTAGTGTCATCTCCGACATCCTGAACGAGGGTGGTGTCGACGTCGTCGCGGAGGCCAAAAACGGTCGCGAGGCGGTCGCGCTCGTCGACGAACACCGGCCGGACGTCGTGACCATGGACGTGGAAATGCCCGAGATGGACGGCATCAGTGCCGTCGAACAGATCATGGAACAGTGCCCGACGCCGGTCCTGATGCTGTCGGCTCACACGGACGAGAACGCGGACGTGACCTTCGAGGCGCTCGACGTGGGTGCGGTCGACTTCTTCACCAAACCCGGCGGTGAGGTCTCGATGGAGATGTCGCGGCTGAAAGATCAGCTCCTCGAGATGGTCCTGTCCGTGGCCGACGTGGACGTGTCGGGCACGTCGGGACGGACGCCGACAGCGTCGCCGGATCGGTCGCCCACCAGTACGCCGGAGGCGGTCGCGGACGACTACGAGGCGGACCCGACGTTGATCATCGGCTCCTCGACGGGCGGCCCGAAGATGGTCGAGTCCGTCCTCTCGGAGTTGCCCCTGGCGGCGGACTTCCGGGTGCTGGTCGTCCAGCACATGCCGGGCGGTTTCACCGGACGGTTCGCGCACCGAATCGACGCCCGGAGCGACTACGACGTACGGGAAGCCAAAGACGGTGACCGCATCGCGGGCGGCGAGGCGTTGATCGCGGCCGGCGACTACCACCTGCGGGTCAAGAACTACCGGAACGGCCGGCTGCGGGTCAAGCTGTCGGACGACCCACCGGTCAACAGCGTCCGACCGGCCGTCGACGTGACCATGGAGACGGCCGCGGACGTGATCGACGACCCGCTGGTGGGGGTGATCCTCACCGGGATGGGCAACGACGGTGCAGCGGGTATCGAGCGGATCAAGGCGGCCGGCGGGCGGACGATCGCACAGGACGAGGCCACGTCGGCGGTCTACGGAATGCCACAGCGAGCGGCCGAGACGGGCTGTGTCGACAGCATCCTGCCGATCGAGGAGATCCCGGCAGGTATCGTCGAGACGATCAAACGAGAGGTGACATAACATGAACGATCAGTACCTCGATGCGTTTATTCGAGAGAGCGAAGAGGCGATCACGGAACTGAACAACTCCCTGCTGGATCTGGAGTCGGATCCGGAAGACACGGAAGCGATGGAGTCCATCTTCCGGACGGCACACACGCTGAAGGGGAACTTCGGCGCGATGGGGTTCGACGACGCGTCGTCGCTGGCCCACGCTATCGAGGACCTCCTGGACGAGATGCGGGACGGCAACATGCCCGTCACGCCGGACGTGATGGACCTGATCTTCGCGGGCGTGGACAAGATAGAGGCCATCGTCAGCGAGATCGAAGAACACGGCGAGTCCCGGACCGACGTAGACGAGATCGTCGACGACCTCCGAACGGTCCTCGAAGAGGGCGTCGACGCCGCCGAGAGCCCGGCCGACGACACGGGCGGTTCGGACGAGACTGTCGACGACCAGACCGACACGGACTCGTCCGAGGACGAAGACGTTCCCGTCGAGACGAACATCAGTCCCGACACGGCCGACGACAGCGTCATCGCCGCGGAGATCGACATCGGCGACTCCGACATGCTGGGCGTCGACGCGATGCTGGCGATCGAGGCCGTCGAGGACTACTTCGAGGTGCTCGATGCCGCTCCGCAGCGCGAAGCCGTCGAAGACGGGGAGTTCAGCGACACGTTCACCCTCTACCTCGACGCCGAAGACCCCGGGACCGTCGACAACACGCTCTCCGGGATCGGCAAGATCGAGAGCGCGGAGACGGCGGACGTGACCGACGCGCTCAGCGAGAAAAGCGGGAGCACCAGCGACGAGACCGAACACAAGGTCGACGAGATCAAGTCCGTCCGCGTCGACGTCGACCAGCTCGACGACCTCCACGGACTCGTCGAGCAGCTGGTGACCAGCCGGATCAAACTCCGCCGTGCCGTCGAACAGGACGACCTCGACGGGGCCGGCGAGAACCTCAACGAGCTGGACAAGATCACGGCGAACCTCCAGAACACCGTGATGGACATGCGCCTGATCCCGCTGAAGAAGGTCGTCGGGAAGTTCCCGCGGCTGGTTCGGGACCTCTCGCGGGATCTGGGCAAGGAGGTCGACTTCGAGATCGAGGGCGAAGACATCGAACTCGACCGGACGATCCTCACGGAGATCTCCGACCCGCTGATGCACATCCTGCGAAACTCCGTCGACCACGGGATCGAGCCCCCGGAGGTCCGCGAGGAGAAGGGCAAGCCACGCACGGGCTCGGTCGAGCTCAGGGCCTCCCGCGAGCGCGATCACGTCATCATCCAGGTCGAGGACGACGGGGCCGGTCTCGACGTCGAGGCGATCAGAGACAAGGCCATCGAGAAGGGCGTCCGTTCGCCCGAAGAGCTAGAGGCGATGGACGACTCCTCGATCTACGACCTGGTCTTTCACCCCGGCTTCTCGACGGCCGACGAAGTCACCGACACGAGCGGCCGCGGCGTCGGCATGGACGTGGTCCACGACACAGTCACACAGCTGGATGGCTCGGTCAACGTCGAGTCGACGCCGGGCGAGGGGACGACGGTGTCGCTTCGCCTGCCGGTGACGATGGCGATCGTCAAGGTGCTGTTCGTCGAGGTCGGCGACGAGGAGTACGGGATCCCGCTGAAGAACGTCGACGAGATCACCCGGGCCGACGACCGCAAGCAGGTCAACGGCAAGGACGTGATCAAACACAACGACGAGATCTACCCGATCATTCAGCTGGGCGAGACGTTCGACGTACCCGGTGAGACCGCCAACGGCGACGGGATGCTCGTCCGCGTCCGGGAGTCCGAGCGCCAGGTCGCGTTGCACTGTGACTCGGTCAACAGCCAGGAGGAAGTCGTCGTCAAACCGCTGGAAGGGATTCTCAGCGGGACCCCCGGCCTGTCGGGGACCGCGGTGCTCGGCGACGGAAACATCGTCCACATCCTCGACGTGGTGACGCTATGACGAGGGCAGTTCGATGAGCCAGGGCGACCAGCGCCAGTTTCAGGAGCTGCTGGAGTTCATCGGTGCCGAGATGGACTTCGAGTCGGGGTTCTACAACGACGCGTACCTCGATCGCCGCATCACGGCTCGGATGCGCCGGACAGACATCGACAGCTACCGCGAGTACCAGCGGCGACTGGAGCGCGACGACGACGAGCGAGCGGCGCTGCTCGACTCGCTGTCGATCAACGTCACCGGCTTCTTCCGCAACCCAGAAGCCTGGGAGAGCCTCCGGAGCGTCCTCCGGGATTTGACCGACCAGCACCGCCGCGTGAACCTCTGGAGTGCGCCCTGTGCCGACGGTCGAGAGCCGTACTCCGCGGCGATGCTCGCGCTGGACGACCCGCAAGTCGACGACCGGTCGATCTCGATACTGGGGACCGACATCAACGAGGACATCCTCCGGGCGGCACGCGAGGGCACCTACGAGACCTCACACACCACGGACATCGCAGACGAGCTCGCCCCCCTCGACGACTACAGCGAGTACATCGAGCGCGAGGGCGACTCGTTTCGCATCCGGAAGCCCGTCAGCGACATGGTCGAGTTCGAGCAACACGACCTCATCCGGGGCGCGTCGAAGCGGGACTTCGACCTCGTGTTCTGTCGGAACCTCCTGATCTACATCGACGGCGAGTACAAGGTGCCGATCTTCGAGACGATCGAGGAATCGCTGCGTGAGGGTGGCTACCTGATGATCGGGATGACAGAGACGCTGCCGACCGCCTGCCGAGACAGCTTCGAGGCGGTCGACAAGCAACACCGCATCTACCGGAAGGTATGAGCCTCTACCAGCTGGAACGGGACGGCGAGGTACAGGAGATCATCCGGACACTCCGGGAGTCGGACAACCCGAAGGTCAGAGCGCGGGCGGCGGAGCTACTCGGGAACTTCCCGAACCACGACGACCGGCGGGACGTGGTCAACGCCCTCGTCGAGGCGGCCCAGGGCGAGGACAGTCGGATCGCAGCGACGGCCGTCGACTCGCTGGACGAGCTGGGCGGAGACGCGATCGAGCAGCTGATCGCCGACATGGCCGGCGTCGACTTCGGCGACGACGGGGCCGAGTGGGTCCGCGCGAAGGCGTTCACACAGGCCCTCGACGAGGACGTGCCCGAACTCAGGATGGCGGCGGCCAACGGCCTCGGCCAGCTCGAACAGGCGGATACGGTCGGTCCGCTGTCGAACTGCTTCGACGACGACGATCCGCGCGTTCGGGCGCGGGCCGCGCGGGCCTGTGGGAAGATCGGCGATCCACGGGCGGTCGACCCGCTCGAATCCCTGCTCCGGGATCCGAAGGCGGCCGTCCGCAGGGAGGCCGCCGACGCGCTGGGCTCGATCGGGAACCGGCAGGCGCTCCAGGCGCTGCTCCCGCTGTACGAGGACGACAACGAGCGCGTCCGACGGATCGCCGTCGGAGCCTTCGGCAACTTCGGCAACGACCGGCCGGTCGACTACCTCGTCGAGTCGCTCACCGACGACTCGCCCGGCGTCCGCCAGACCGCCGTCTACTCGCTGATCGAACTGCTCTCGAACGTCCCGACAGAGCAGAGCCACGAGATCCGGGACACCGTCGTCGAGCGACTCTCCTCGACCGACGACCGCAGCGTGGTCGTGCCGCTGGTCGAGATCCTCGAAGAGAGTACACAGAGCGCCCAGCGGCGCAACACCGCGTGGCTGCTGGGCCGGGTCACCGGCGAGCAAGAGCGCGTGCGCGTCATCGAGTCGCTGATCGACGCGCTACACGAGGACGATCAGATGCTCCGGCAGTTCGCCGCGACCAGCCTGGCCGAGATCGACGGCGACGACGTGGAGCGGCGGCTCCTGTCGGTCGTCGAGGACGAGCAGGTCGACCCCGACGTGCGCGCACAGGCGATCTTCACGCTCGGGAAGGTCGGGAGCGAGCGCTCGCGCAAGACCCTGGACCGAATCATCGACCACACCGAGAACGAGACGATCCGCAAGCGAGCGTTCTCGGCGATCTCCAAGCTCGGCGGCCGACGATGAACGCGAGGGCATCGTCTCGAACGCGGAGATCGACAGACCGATACCGGCCGAAGACGACGGGAGAGACGGGATGAGCGACGGCGAACAGAAGCTGGCCGACGCCAAGGGGAAGTTCGTCCAGGTCGTCAAGGACGGCCGCAAGCGCAACGACATCGACTGGCGAGCGGGCCGGATCATCCTCTCGAACAAGCGACTGGTACTCGTCAGCAACGAGGGCAAGCGGACCATCCCGCTCTCGAAGATCGCCTCGATCACGGGCCGCGACAACGTCAACAAGGCCATCGCGAAGGTGTCGGGCTATCTCTCCTTGCAGGTCGGACCGAACGTCACGCTGATCGCCCCACAAGACATCGAGGCGTTCGAGGCGAAGCTGTACAGCGCGCTGCTGGACCAGACCGTCGTCCTCGTGAAGCACCCGGCCGTCGAGGGCGGCGTCGTCCGGGACACAGAGTGGGAGAAAGGACGGCTCAAGATCGACGGCGACAGCGTCGACCTCGCGATCGCGTCTGGCTCGTTCGTCGAGCTAGAGGTCGAAGACGTGGGCAGCGCCGAACTGGAGACGAAGACGGTGATGGACAGCCAGCGCCGCGTCGCCGAGATCGAACACACGATCGAGGGGACCAGCGTCGAGACCCACGTCTCGGGCTCGAAGAGCGACGTCTCCGTGCTCGCCTCGTTCGTGCGACGGGGCGAGCAGGCCGGCGAGGTCGACGTGGAGCTCAGCAAGGAGGAAAACGAGGTCTTGATGGCGCTGTACACCGGCGTCTCCCCGTTCCAGATCCCCGACTTCGTCGGCATGGAGATCGAACAGGTCGAGGAGATTTACGACCGGCTCATCGAGTACGGTATTCTGGAGCCGGTTCGGACTCGCCGCGAGGTCCAGCTAGAGGCCCGTGGCCGCTCGATCGCTGGCGAAGCCGTCGACGATCAGTGAGAGCCGGCAGTATCAGGAGTTCACGTCTTCGAGGTGTCGGCTCGCGACGACCTCGCCTTTGGGGGTGAGCGTCGGCCCGTCGGACGAGTCCTGGACGAGCCCGTCTTCTTCGAGATCCCGCAACAGCATCGTCACCGCGGAGCTGTCGGTGCCGACGATGTCGGCCAGTGGCATCCCGTCCATGTCGCCCGTCGAGTAGATGGCGACGAGGATCTCGGTCTTGTCGTCGGTGAGTTCGATGTCTTGCAGCTCTTCCATGAGGTCGCTGTACTCGATCCGGAGGTACCGACCCAGGATCGACATCTTGCGTGGCGACGCCATCGCGGCCATGGTCGTGACGGCAGTGCCCTCCATCATGTGCCGGAAGGTCAGCGTCGGGCGGTCGGAGCCGGCGATCTCGCGGGTCGTCCGCTGGAAGTCGGTGACGGTGGCCAGATCGACGGCGAAAGTACCGGAAGACGAGCGAAACTCGACCGATCCGTCCGAGACGAACAGCTTCGCCGTCGAGAACGCGTCGTCGGTGACGCGCCCACCGACGCGTGCCCGCTCCTTGACGGTCGTCTCGGTGCCGTTGAGAATCGCCTTGAACAACACCGTCGAGAACTTCGAGATCTTGTCGTCGTCGCCCTCGACGACGGCGACGTGTCGACTGTCGTTTCGCTCGAAAGCGACGGTGACCGTCGAGTCGAAGAAGTCTCCCAGA
Above is a genomic segment from Halomicrobium sp. LC1Hm containing:
- a CDS encoding protein-glutamate O-methyltransferase CheR; amino-acid sequence: MSQGDQRQFQELLEFIGAEMDFESGFYNDAYLDRRITARMRRTDIDSYREYQRRLERDDDERAALLDSLSINVTGFFRNPEAWESLRSVLRDLTDQHRRVNLWSAPCADGREPYSAAMLALDDPQVDDRSISILGTDINEDILRAAREGTYETSHTTDIADELAPLDDYSEYIEREGDSFRIRKPVSDMVEFEQHDLIRGASKRDFDLVFCRNLLIYIDGEYKVPIFETIEESLREGGYLMIGMTETLPTACRDSFEAVDKQHRIYRKV
- a CDS encoding HEAT repeat domain-containing protein → MSLYQLERDGEVQEIIRTLRESDNPKVRARAAELLGNFPNHDDRRDVVNALVEAAQGEDSRIAATAVDSLDELGGDAIEQLIADMAGVDFGDDGAEWVRAKAFTQALDEDVPELRMAAANGLGQLEQADTVGPLSNCFDDDDPRVRARAARACGKIGDPRAVDPLESLLRDPKAAVRREAADALGSIGNRQALQALLPLYEDDNERVRRIAVGAFGNFGNDRPVDYLVESLTDDSPGVRQTAVYSLIELLSNVPTEQSHEIRDTVVERLSSTDDRSVVVPLVEILEESTQSAQRRNTAWLLGRVTGEQERVRVIESLIDALHEDDQMLRQFAATSLAEIDGDDVERRLLSVVEDEQVDPDVRAQAIFTLGKVGSERSRKTLDRIIDHTENETIRKRAFSAISKLGGRR
- a CDS encoding CheF family chemotaxis protein gives rise to the protein MSDGEQKLADAKGKFVQVVKDGRKRNDIDWRAGRIILSNKRLVLVSNEGKRTIPLSKIASITGRDNVNKAIAKVSGYLSLQVGPNVTLIAPQDIEAFEAKLYSALLDQTVVLVKHPAVEGGVVRDTEWEKGRLKIDGDSVDLAIASGSFVELEVEDVGSAELETKTVMDSQRRVAEIEHTIEGTSVETHVSGSKSDVSVLASFVRRGEQAGEVDVELSKEENEVLMALYTGVSPFQIPDFVGMEIEQVEEIYDRLIEYGILEPVRTRREVQLEARGRSIAGEAVDDQ
- a CDS encoding CheF family chemotaxis protein, which translates into the protein MSESVIADFVGNFNAEVMATTEPVKGRVLLSQKRLVLAANENDKFTIPLSSIFDVAVGHVPPDLGDFFDSTVTVAFERNDSRHVAVVEGDDDKISKFSTVLFKAILNGTETTVKERARVGGRVTDDAFSTAKLFVSDGSVEFRSSSGTFAVDLATVTDFQRTTREIAGSDRPTLTFRHMMEGTAVTTMAAMASPRKMSILGRYLRIEYSDLMEELQDIELTDDKTEILVAIYSTGDMDGMPLADIVGTDSSAVTMLLRDLEEDGLVQDSSDGPTLTPKGEVVASRHLEDVNS